ACATACCAACGGCAATACCCATGGTACCGTTAAGCAGTAGGTTCGGTAATTTTGCCGGCAGGACGCGCGGTTCATTTTGTGAGCCGTCAAAGTTAGGCATGAAGTCAACTGTATTTTTATCCAAATCCAATAACATCTCTTCAGCAATACTGGAAAGCTTAGCCTCGGTATAACGCATCGCCGCCGCACTATCACCATCCATCGAACCAAAGTTTCCTTGGCCGCGGACGAGTGGATAACGCATAGAGAAGTCTTGAGCCAAGCGAACCATGGAATCATAGACAGCACTATCGCCATGCGGATGATATTTGCCTAAAACTTCACCGACGACCGTGGCCGATTTACGAAATTTACCATTAGCCCTTAGACCAATGCTCCACATCGCGTATAAAATTCGGCGATGAACCGGCTTTAGGCCATCACGAACATCAGGCAGGGCGCGCGAAACAATCACGCTCATGGCGTATTCCAAATAAGAGCGACTCATCTCTTCAACAATCGGTTGCTCTTCAACAATTCCAAAAGCTGTTTGTTTGCGAATATTGTTATTATCCTCGGAAAGGTTTTCTTCCTTCTCCTCTTTCTCCTCTTTTTCTTTTTTATCAGGCATATAATTAATAAACTTTTTCAGTTATCCCCTCACAGCCGGGGGGAATCACGCAAGGACGAGGCTCAGCGTCAGAAGTGGGCATACAATTAACATAAGCGGGACAATTTGTCGCTACCGGCGCAACGAAATCAGAGCTCTCGGAATCAATAAGTTCCGGGAGCTCAAGCTCATTGGTTTCAGTTGGTACGTTGTTATTTTCTGGCTCTTCAAAAACAGAATCCGGAGTATCAGTAGCGATATCTAAATTGTTAGCTTCCACTAGTAATTGGTTAACGAAAATCTTTTCATCCTCTGAAAAAGAATCAACTAGATTAGCGTTTTCCTTCAGATTATTATTAAAATTTTCGGCAAAAGAATCGGCCGATAAATTTGGCTCCTCGTTAGTAACGATAGAGTTTTTTAAGTTCATTAACCAAAGGCCCATAATAATTAACGCCAGGGCTCCTAAAAAAATTTTTAAACTTAATTGTTTGGCGGCCGCGCTCATAAAATTAAATTTTATTCTCTAATCCCGTCTAAATTAATATCGTATAAAATATGTTCGGCTAACAGGCGGTAATTTAAAATCTCTTCTTCCTTAAACCAAAGTTTAATTTCTCGCTCGGCCTCAAGGACAGAATCTGAACAATGAATTAAATTCCGTACCGCCCTATCATCAAAGCTTGAGAGCTCGTAAGAATCTAGAGTATAGTCGCCGCGAATCGTTCCGACCTCCGAAGTTAAAGGTTCGGTGCCGCCAACAATTTTTTTAACAATTCCAATCGCCTGATTGCCTTCAAAAATTAACGGCACTACCGGTCCGGAAGTCATAAAAGCCACTAAACCGCGGATGATATCTTTACCGTACTCCTCGGCATCTTTCTCAATTGGTAATCCCAAGTCTTCACGGTTCTTAATGATGTTAGCACCTTTTTTTAGAAACCAGGCCTCATCCTTATTATAATGAGTCCAACACTGATCCTCAGTGGCCATTGCCATTTTCATGGCGGTGATTTTTAAACCGGTTCTCTCCAAACGATGAACTAATTCTCCAACTAAACTGCGCTGAACTGAATCAGGCTTCAAGATGACTAAAGTACGTTCTTTTTTCGGATGTGAAATCATAAAAATAAAATATTTAATTAGTTAAAATTACTAACTCCATTTCTTCTTGAGGCAAATCTCTTTTACTTAATCGCAATTTTTCTTCGCGTGTCGGCGCCACCCCTAACTGCTTAACAAACTTTTCAACTTGAGCTTCTCCGTCGTAGCCAATCGGAATAACCAGGCGAGGTTCAATTCGCGCGACCACTGCCGCGGCCTGCGAGGAGTCAATCATTTTATCGCCGCCAATCGGAACTAGTAAAACATCGACTCCCGATAATTTTCCCAATTGATCATCAGTTAAAGGACGAGATAAGGCACCCAGATGAACAACAGAAATATCATCAATCTCAACTCGATAAATTAAATTATCAGCCGGTAAATTTTTAGCGGTTGCCTCTTCAGGATAACTATCAATTCCTTCAACTAAAACGCCGGTGGTATCGTATTCGCCAGCACAGTCAATTACAAAAGGAGTGCCTTTTACTTTTTTATTTTTTTCTAGAGGGTCAGTCCAAGCGACAATCGCCGCCTCAATAGCAGCGTTAACCGGATTAATTAGAACCGTAATTCCGTCGGAACTAGTTTTATCTTGTAGTTTTACAGACAGCCCACCCAACCAATTAATAATCATAAATTTATTAAAACAATAACAAGGATTTTAAGAAATCCGTATCTGAATTATACCAACAAAAGATTTCTTGGTCAATAAAAAGCCGATAAAAACGGGCTTTTTAAGGGAAATAATAAAAAAGAGCCGATCGACATCACGTCGTGGGCTCTTAAAATAAGTAAGGCGATGACTCCCGTCAGTCCTTTTTATTATGGCTAAAGAAAAAAATAGTTGTTAAATAACAGTAGCGAGTACCCTAGCAATTAATTAAAAAAAGGGCAAGCGAATTTAGGCCCTAATTCCCGGCCCGCAACTTTAGTCTAAAAGCCCTTGTTTTACAGGGGTTGACAAGATTTTTAAAGTCCTATAAAATAAGCAACATCAAACTGACAATAGAAAAAAACTGGTTCAAAAACAAGATATTTAATATCTCTGTTTTTTTCTGCCCTGTTTGAAGAACCTTCACAATTTACAACCTATGTAGTTTCGATGCTAATTGGCATCGATTCGGTGATAAAAACATAATCCAATTTATTGGATAAAAATACAAGAAAGCATTTTGCTTTCATTTAGAGTCAGTGACTCTTTTAACAGAGAGTTTGATCCTGGCTCAGGATGAATGCTGGCGGCGTGTCTAAGGCATGCAAGTCGAATGCCTAGTTTACTAGGCATGGCAAACGGGAGAGTAACACATTGATAACTTACCCTGAAGACGGGGATAACCTTGCGAAAGCGAGAATAATACCCGATGGTGTGTAATCGCAAAAGCGATTCCACTAAAGTTCCGGCGCTTCAGGAGAGGTCTATGGCCTATCAGCTTGTTGGTGAGGTAATGGCTCACCAAGGCAACGACGGGTACCGGGCGCGAGAGCGTGATCCGGCTCACTGGGACTGAGAAACTGCCCAGACTCCTACGGGAGGCTGCAGTCAAGAATCTTCCTCAATGGACGAAAGTCTGAAGGAGCGACGCCGCGTGTATGAAGAAGCCTTTCGGGGTGTAAAGTACTTTTAACTGCGAAAAAACAATGATGGTAACAGTTGAATAAGGGGCTGCTAACCTCGTGCCAGCAGCAGCGGTAATACGAGGGCCCCAAGCATTATCCGGATTTATTGGGCGTAAAGCGTCCGTAGGTGGTTTATCGCATCTCCTGTTAAATCTTGAGGCTTAACCTCGAGTCTGCGGGAGAGATGGGTAAACTAGAGACTGGAAGAGGCAAACGGAATTGCTGGTGTAGGGGTTAAATCCATTAATATCAGCAAGAACACCAAATGCGAAGGCAGTTTGCTAGGACAGTTCTGACACTCAGTGGACGAAAGCGTGGGGAGCGAATGGGATTAGATACCCCAGTAGTCCACGCCGTAAACGATGGATACTAAGCATTGGCAGTATCGACCCTGCCAGTGTTGTTAGTTTAAGTTAACACGTTAAGTATCCCGCCTGGGGAGTACGAGCGCAAGCTTAAAACTCAAAGGAATAGACGGGGACCCGCACAAGCGGTGGAGCATGTGGTTTAATTCGATGATAAGCGAGGAACCTCACCAAGGTTTGACATGTAGCTGCAAGGTCTGGAAACAGATCCGCCTTCGAGGGTGCTACACAGATGCTGCATGGTTGTCGTCAGCTCGTGTCGTGAGATGTACCGTTAAGTCGGGAAACGAGCGCAACCCTTTTCTTATGTTTTATATGTCATGAGATACTGCCCGTTTTAAATGGGAGGAAGGTGGGATGACGTCAAATCAGCATGGTTCTTACACCTTGGGCAACACACGTGCTACAATGGAAAGTACAAAGGGACGCCAAAGCGCGAGCTGGAGCAAACCCCTTAAAACTTTTCTCAGTTCGGATTGGAGTCTGCAACTCGACTCCATGAAGCTGGAATCGCTAGTAATCGTGGATCAGCTATGCCACGGTGAATACGTTCTCGGGTCTTGTACTCACCGCCCGTCACGTCAAGGGAGTTGGTAGCGCCCAAAGGCTCATTTATGGGACTAAGGCGAGACCGATGACAGGGACGAAGTCGTAACAAGGCATCCGTAGCGGAAGCTGTGGATGGATCACCTCCTTTCTAGGGAGATTAAACATTTTAATTTATTAAAATGTCAGTCGACCCGAAACGGTGCCGATTAGAAGCGAAACTCATAGGTTGTAGATTACAAAAAGCCCATTTTTAAGGGGCTTTTTTGTATTCACATTTTTCTATTCTATTTTATTCCGATCGCAGTCTTTACTTTACTTAAAGTTTTTTTAGCCATCTCCTCGGCGCATTCTTGGCCAGCCGCTAAAACTTTTAAGACCTCACGGTCGGAAATTTTGGCATACCTTTTTTGGAAAGCAGTTAAAAAATTAACCACCACCTCTTCTAAATCTTTTTTAAATTCCCCATAGCCCTTCCCTTCATATTTCTTCTCTAAATCATCAATGCTCTCCCGGCTAAGATGGGAATAAATAGTGAGTAGATTGGAAATCGCTGGTTTATTTTTCTTATCGTATTTTACCTGATTATCAGAATCAGTCACTGCTCGTCTAATTTTTTTTCTGGCTTCAGAAATATCTTCTAAGAGGTCAATGCAGCCAGCACTATTTTCACTCTTACTCATTTTTTTCGTCGGATCTTGCAGACTCATAATACGAGCGCCATTTTTTCGCACCACAGATTCAGGAATCTCAAAGACGCGACTATATTCACTATTAAAACGTTTAGCTAAATCGCGCGCCAGCTCCACATGTTGCTGTTGATCTTCACCAACCGGGACAATATCAGTTTGATAAAGCAAAATATCGGCCGCCATTAAAACCGGATAATCAAACAAGCCGACACTCGCTGTTTCTTTGTGCCCCAATGATTTTTCTTTAAATTGAGTCATCTTTTTTAAATCGGCCATGCGCGCCGCCACACAATTTAAAATCCAAGCTAACTCAGTGTGAGCACTAATATCAGATTGTTTAAAAAGAATTGATTTTTTCGGATCAACGCCAGCAGCTAAATAAGTTTTGACTAATTCTAAAGTCCACTTCTTTAAATCTTCCGGTTGCTGCTTAACAGTAATCGCGTGATAATCAACCACGCAAAAAAGACAACTATACTTTTCCTGCATCTCGAGCCACTGGCTTAAAGAGCCAATATAGCCGCCAATATTTAGTCGGCCGCTCGGTTTTATTCCCGAGAAAACAATTTGTTCATGCTTTAACTCAAAGGGCATATATTTTTTATTTCTTACTTTTATCTTACGCTAAAGGTAATTTTTAAGCAATAAAAAAGCCCGCTCACGCAGGCTACTGACAAGCATTGTAACGCACCCCTAATAATTAGTCAAGTTTTTTTCAAGATTTTTTTGCTTTTTTTGACAAAAATAAAAAAGGGCTTTAATATTATTAAGCTAAATTAAGGCAGAAATCCGGGCTGTAGTATAATGGTAGTACGCGTGCATGGGGTGCATGTAATCCCGGTTCAATTCCGGGCAGCCCGACAATAAAAAATCGGCTGCTATTTTAAGACATCGGGCTTGTAGCTCATCTGGTAGAGCGCAGCATTCGCATTGCTGAGGTAAGGGGTTCGAGTCCCCTCAAGTCCACGGTTACGTTTCGGGCTGTGGTATAGTGGTATTACGCGCGATTCGGGTTCGCGTAACCCCGGTTCAATTCCGGGCAGCCCGACCGATAAACCCGGTTCTCTGTTAATTGGCGGACCCGGGCCGCCCAACCAATTTAATTTTCCTCTAAAACGCTAATCATTGGCGTTTTTTAGTTATTTTTGCTTATTGCCAAAAGGAGTGGATAATTATACAATAACTAAGACCTAATTTATAAAACCGCGTTTAGATTAGCGGTTTGTTTTATGAGTGCTGATCATTTTATGATTAATTTTAACGATAACTGGGAAGAAACAGGAGAACTTTCAGAGGCAAAAGTGGCCACCCCCAAAAAAAAGCAGCGCCGTCTAATAAAAATTACCTGGCTAATTATTATTCTAGCTGTAATTTTTACCGGCAAAATGATTATTTCCGGATCGGGAGACGATTCTTGGTTTAGTCGTAATATCATTAATAAGTTGTCACACATCGTTCCCGTCGAGGATAAAAAATTAATCGGCGAAGAATACGACCGTATCAATATTTTGTTGATTGGCATTGGCGGCAAAAATCATGATGGCGGCTATTTGGCTGACACGATTATGTTAGCCAGCTTTAAGCCTTCCACCAAGCAAGTGGCCCTACTCTCTATACCTCGCGATTTATCAGTGCGCAATCCTATTGCTGAGTCTTCTTCTAAAATTAATGCTGTTCATGCCTACGCTGAGAGCAAAGAACCTGGCAGCGGCGGGCCGGCAATGACCGCCCTATTATCAGAATTACTTGACACGCCTATACATTATTATATTCGGGTTGATTTTGAAGGTTTTATCAATATTATTGACGACATTGGCGGAATCACGGTAAACGTTGAAAGGGTTTTAGACGATTATGCCTACCCAATTATGGGCCAAGAAGATAACCCCGATTATTATTCCCGCTTTGAACACTTACGTGTCGACACCGGCCCCCAAAAAATGAACGGTTCCCTGGCCTTAAAGTTTGCTCGCAGTCGCTATGGCGTCGGTGGCGAAGGTAATGATT
This window of the Candidatus Parcubacteria bacterium genome carries:
- a CDS encoding nucleoside-diphosphate kinase (Derived by automated computational analysis using gene prediction method: Protein Homology.), with amino-acid sequence MISHPKKERTLVILKPDSVQRSLVGELVHRLERTGLKITAMKMAMATEDQCWTHYNKDEAWFLKKGANIIKNREDLGLPIEKDAEEYGKDIIRGLVAFMTSGPVVPLIFEGNQAIGIVKKIVGGTEPLTSEVGTIRGDYTLDSYELSSFDDRAVRNLIHCSDSVLEAEREIKLWFKEEEILNYRLLAEHILYDINLDGIRE
- a CDS encoding LCP family protein (Derived by automated computational analysis using gene prediction method: Protein Homology. GO_process: GO:0070726 - cell wall assembly [Evidence IEA]), translating into MSADHFMINFNDNWEETGELSEAKVATPKKKQRRLIKITWLIIILAVIFTGKMIISGSGDDSWFSRNIINKLSHIVPVEDKKLIGEEYDRINILLIGIGGKNHDGGYLADTIMLASFKPSTKQVALLSIPRDLSVRNPIAESSSKINAVHAYAESKEPGSGGPAMTALLSELLDTPIHYYIRVDFEGFINIIDDIGGITVNVERVLDDYAYPIMGQEDNPDYYSRFEHLRVDTGPQKMNGSLALKFARSRYGVGGEGNDFARARRQQLILEATKERLLSANVLLSPGRLIDISNELSEHLATNLTISEGLSLWKDFKDINTDSIVNKVLDNSREGLLMDQIGYNGAYLLVPRAGNFSEVQTLVAEVFGPAPEEISSTTTTIITTPASQIEPLNEAVRLTVLNGSWVSGLAGKTATILNTYGFAATAANASNREIRESKIYDLSYGQEDTALKLLETITPATLSYDAPEWLEDFKETGSDARLILILGTDASDWQLETYKK
- the trpS gene encoding tryptophan--tRNA ligase (Derived by automated computational analysis using gene prediction method: Protein Homology. GO_component: GO:0005737 - cytoplasm [Evidence IEA]; GO_function: GO:0004830 - tryptophan-tRNA ligase activity [Evidence IEA]; GO_process: GO:0006436 - tryptophanyl-tRNA aminoacylation [Evidence IEA]) codes for the protein MPFELKHEQIVFSGIKPSGRLNIGGYIGSLSQWLEMQEKYSCLFCVVDYHAITVKQQPEDLKKWTLELVKTYLAAGVDPKKSILFKQSDISAHTELAWILNCVAARMADLKKMTQFKEKSLGHKETASVGLFDYPVLMAADILLYQTDIVPVGEDQQQHVELARDLAKRFNSEYSRVFEIPESVVRKNGARIMSLQDPTKKMSKSENSAGCIDLLEDISEARKKIRRAVTDSDNQVKYDKKNKPAISNLLTIYSHLSRESIDDLEKKYEGKGYGEFKKDLEEVVVNFLTAFQKRYAKISDREVLKVLAAGQECAEEMAKKTLSKVKTAIGIK
- a CDS encoding hypothetical protein (Derived by automated computational analysis using gene prediction method: GeneMarkS-2+.), whose product is MSAAAKQLSLKIFLGALALIIMGLWLMNLKNSIVTNEEPNLSADSFAENFNNNLKENANLVDSFSEDEKIFVNQLLVEANNLDIATDTPDSVFEEPENNNVPTETNELELPELIDSESSDFVAPVATNCPAYVNCMPTSDAEPRPCVIPPGCEGITEKVY
- a CDS encoding MBL fold metallo-hydrolase (Derived by automated computational analysis using gene prediction method: Protein Homology.), with the translated sequence MIINWLGGLSVKLQDKTSSDGITVLINPVNAAIEAAIVAWTDPLEKNKKVKGTPFVIDCAGEYDTTGVLVEGIDSYPEEATAKNLPADNLIYRVEIDDISVVHLGALSRPLTDDQLGKLSGVDVLLVPIGGDKMIDSSQAAAVVARIEPRLVIPIGYDGEAQVEKFVKQLGVAPTREEKLRLSKRDLPQEEMELVILTN